A region from the Deinococcus sp. KSM4-11 genome encodes:
- a CDS encoding acetyl-CoA C-acetyltransferase, whose translation MDNLVIVAAKRTPIGSFMGGLKDVSAVQLGVSAARAVLDGVNGVDVADVVVGNVLQAGQGMNVGRQVGIGAGLPQEVPGLTVNRVCGSGLQAVISAVQAIRAGDGQLYLAGGTESMSRAPYLLPRAREGYRLGHAEALDSILSEGLTDVFGGYHMGLTAENIAAQWGITREEQDAFALESQQRAAAALAGGFFADELVSVDVPGRKGPTVVDTDEYPRATSLEALAKLKPAFKPGGTVTAGNASGLNDGAAMLLVATPEYARAHGLPVLAEIASYAAIGVDPAIMGIGPARAVPIALERAGMGVADVDLFELNEAFAAQSLAVIRDLKADPARVNVTGGAVALGHPIGASGARVLVTLIHALRRTGKETGVASLCIGGGMGIAMVVRARS comes from the coding sequence ATGGACAATCTGGTGATCGTGGCGGCGAAGCGCACGCCGATCGGGAGCTTCATGGGCGGTCTGAAGGACGTGTCGGCAGTACAGCTCGGCGTGAGCGCCGCAAGGGCCGTGCTGGACGGCGTGAATGGCGTCGACGTGGCCGACGTGGTCGTGGGGAACGTCCTCCAGGCGGGGCAGGGCATGAACGTGGGCCGTCAGGTCGGCATCGGCGCGGGCCTGCCGCAGGAGGTGCCGGGCCTGACGGTGAACCGCGTGTGCGGCAGCGGACTCCAGGCCGTGATCAGCGCCGTGCAGGCCATCCGGGCCGGGGATGGACAGCTGTATCTCGCGGGCGGCACGGAGAGCATGAGCCGCGCTCCGTACCTGCTGCCGCGCGCCCGCGAGGGCTACCGCCTGGGACACGCGGAGGCGCTCGACTCGATCCTGTCCGAGGGGCTGACGGACGTGTTCGGCGGGTACCACATGGGCCTCACGGCGGAGAACATCGCGGCGCAGTGGGGCATCACGCGCGAGGAGCAGGACGCCTTCGCGCTGGAGAGCCAGCAGCGGGCGGCGGCCGCGCTCGCAGGGGGATTCTTCGCGGATGAACTCGTGAGCGTGGACGTGCCGGGCCGCAAGGGGCCGACGGTGGTCGACACCGACGAGTATCCACGCGCGACGTCCCTGGAGGCCCTGGCCAAGCTGAAGCCCGCGTTCAAGCCGGGCGGCACGGTGACCGCCGGGAACGCCAGCGGCCTGAACGACGGCGCGGCCATGCTGCTGGTCGCCACGCCCGAGTACGCGCGGGCGCACGGCCTGCCGGTGCTGGCCGAGATCGCCAGTTACGCGGCCATCGGGGTCGATCCGGCGATCATGGGCATCGGGCCTGCCAGGGCCGTGCCCATCGCCCTGGAACGCGCCGGAATGGGCGTGGCGGACGTCGATCTGTTCGAGCTGAACGAGGCCTTTGCCGCCCAGTCGCTGGCCGTGATTCGCGACCTGAAGGCCGATCCCGCGCGCGTGAACGTCACCGGAGGCGCGGTCGCCCTGGGCCACCCCATCGGGGCGTCGGGCGCGCGCGTGCTCGTCACGTTGATTCACGCGCTGCGCCGGACGGGGAAGGAGACCGGCGTGGCCAGCCTGTGCATCGGCGGCGGCATGGGCATCGCCATGGTCGTGCGGGCCCGAAGCTGA
- a CDS encoding S-layer homology domain-containing protein has translation MRKSLILMSTLALSLGVASAQDTTTPATTTATPATTVTLSDIPAGHWAKDAVDKIVSCGLIQGFPDGTFRGNDNLTRYQAALIFYRLLQSGQLANCGFSASDMTTITNGMQEVSTELAAVANRVTDLEKLTADQQARITALEDKINAMGDNTAGADVTALQARVDALEAAIKNIPAGPAGPAGPTGPAGPAGPAGPAGPAGTAATVTTPAPDTTTTPSTTVVIGDTMTEPAMNTSSLYAGVSVGARGSQDQCQVRGTFASYCVTAGAMIGSTSVIGPVGARVAAEYQPGGNAVSADVNAMYHLNAGGTLSPYAGVGLGLTSSTARAATGNATDLYASALVGVDYHITSSIAAYVEGDGRYYLSNKGLGSGLGSTYDSSGAVNNTGAKGFGVAVKAGLKFYF, from the coding sequence ATGCGCAAATCACTGATCCTTATGTCCACCCTGGCCCTCAGCCTCGGCGTCGCCAGCGCCCAGGACACCACGACCCCCGCCACCACCACGGCCACCCCCGCCACCACGGTGACCCTGAGCGATATTCCGGCCGGGCACTGGGCCAAGGACGCCGTCGACAAGATCGTCTCCTGCGGGCTGATCCAGGGTTTCCCGGACGGCACCTTCCGTGGCAATGACAACCTGACCCGGTACCAGGCGGCGCTGATTTTCTATCGCCTGCTCCAGTCCGGCCAGTTGGCCAACTGTGGCTTCAGCGCCAGCGACATGACCACCATCACCAACGGCATGCAGGAAGTCAGCACCGAGCTGGCCGCCGTGGCCAACCGCGTGACGGATCTCGAGAAGCTGACCGCCGACCAGCAGGCCCGGATCACGGCCCTGGAAGACAAGATCAACGCGATGGGCGACAACACGGCCGGTGCCGACGTGACGGCCCTGCAGGCCCGCGTGGACGCCCTGGAAGCGGCCATCAAGAACATCCCCGCTGGCCCGGCTGGCCCTGCGGGCCCCACCGGTCCTGCGGGCCCGGCCGGCCCTGCAGGCCCCGCTGGCCCCGCCGGCACCGCAGCGACCGTCACCACGCCCGCCCCCGACACCACCACGACACCCAGCACCACCGTCGTGATCGGTGATACCATGACAGAACCCGCCATGAACACCAGTAGCCTGTACGCCGGCGTGAGCGTCGGCGCGCGTGGCAGCCAGGATCAGTGCCAGGTGCGCGGTACCTTCGCCAGCTACTGTGTGACGGCCGGCGCCATGATCGGCAGCACCAGCGTGATCGGCCCGGTCGGTGCCCGCGTGGCCGCCGAGTACCAGCCCGGCGGGAACGCCGTGAGCGCCGACGTGAACGCCATGTACCACCTGAACGCGGGCGGCACCTTGAGCCCCTACGCGGGCGTGGGTCTGGGACTGACGAGCAGCACTGCGCGCGCCGCCACCGGCAACGCCACAGACCTGTACGCCAGCGCGCTGGTGGGCGTGGACTACCACATCACCTCCTCCATCGCCGCGTACGTGGAAGGCGACGGACGCTACTACCTGAGCAACAAGGGCCTCGGCTCGGGCCTGGGCAGTACGTACGACAGCAGCGGTGCCGTGAACAACACGGGCGCCAAGGGCTTCGGCGTGGCCGTCAAGGCCGGCCTGAAGTTCTACTTCTAA
- a CDS encoding purine-nucleoside phosphorylase yields MTQIHVQAQPGDVAPYVLLPGDPNRAQHIAQTYLDGAREYTRHRQLLGFTGTYRGVPVSVQTTGMGCPSAAIVTEELARLGATTLIRVGTLGGATPRVAPADLVIATAAVPNDGTTRQLLGGAPYAPAASFEVVQAAVNAARRLEVPHHVGLVMTEDAFYASTPEHARLWASRGVLGFEMEASAIFLVAALHGLRAACLTACSNDIGDPQLVPAEVLAGGVDRMVRVALEAIVALHATDSAAGRVSG; encoded by the coding sequence ATGACCCAGATCCACGTGCAGGCCCAGCCGGGCGACGTCGCGCCGTACGTCCTGCTGCCCGGCGACCCCAACCGCGCCCAGCACATCGCGCAGACGTACCTCGACGGGGCGCGCGAGTACACCCGGCACCGACAGCTGTTGGGCTTCACGGGCACGTACCGGGGCGTGCCCGTATCCGTGCAGACGACCGGCATGGGCTGCCCCAGCGCCGCCATCGTGACCGAGGAACTCGCCCGCCTGGGCGCGACCACCCTGATCCGAGTGGGCACCCTGGGCGGCGCCACGCCCCGCGTCGCGCCCGCCGATCTGGTGATCGCCACCGCCGCCGTGCCCAACGACGGCACCACGAGACAGCTGCTCGGCGGCGCTCCCTATGCGCCCGCTGCCAGCTTCGAGGTCGTCCAGGCGGCCGTGAACGCGGCCCGGCGGCTGGAGGTGCCGCACCATGTGGGGCTGGTCATGACCGAGGATGCCTTCTACGCCAGCACGCCGGAGCACGCGCGCCTGTGGGCGTCGCGCGGCGTGCTGGGCTTCGAGATGGAGGCCAGCGCGATCTTCCTGGTGGCGGCCCTGCACGGTCTCCGCGCCGCGTGCCTCACCGCGTGCAGCAACGACATCGGCGACCCGCAGCTTGTGCCCGCCGAGGTGCTGGCCGGTGGGGTCGACCGCATGGTGCGCGTCGCGCTGGAGGCCATTGTCGCGCTCCACGCCACGGACAGCGCCGCCGGGCGCGTGTCAGGATGA
- a CDS encoding DHH family phosphoesterase, with the protein MRAWRVSPPVAQVLSGRHLTPALLDPPLTLTPNPALREAARRLVTAIRAGKRLRIHGDYDADGVSATAVLVLGLRALNANVHGFIPHRLNEGYGVHPDRVEEHAAASDLFVTVDCGVTNVEEVAALVARGVEVIVTDHHAPGPDFPAALVVHPHLTDSFDPDLHNLTGAGVAYHLLWAVHEELGLPEPRALSALATLGTVADVAPLIGENRALVRAGLDALTTTELPGLRALMDGGRVKRPNARDVAFILAPRINAAGRLGEADIALTLLTTPSAHEAGRLAAYLETRNLERRKLQDDMFQQALGLADPSEPALVVTHPDWHAGVMGIVASKLLETYHKPVFIIAQGKGSVRSTPGISAHGGLEYSRDLLKRYGGHPGAAGFAIADENLDAFRDRIHTYARQFPTPAPRVRLDAALPVLGATLDLVTETAAFEPFGEGHAPPLWHIRDGLTDTRLVGKRGDTLQFKVGPLRGMKYSETAATPGERDLATHLVSSEWRGQTRLELHAQALRPPATIRLDGPTDGPDVPRLNPREAMHHLTAGASAYALGPVAAYLQDNVPGLTLAAPGDPHPGGELILYALPGEDDLRRWLTQGRVAFAFGPKTLAELEGALTRHHLTAPPPNPLADATLDDHHMQLAADAYRRWQWAHHHRVLDDASFGASVYAMLGLPAPASRPEPELVAVTGD; encoded by the coding sequence ATGCGCGCGTGGCGGGTCTCGCCGCCCGTGGCGCAGGTGCTGTCGGGCCGGCACCTGACCCCGGCGCTACTCGACCCGCCTCTGACGCTCACGCCCAACCCGGCGCTGCGCGAGGCGGCCCGGCGGCTGGTGACGGCCATCCGGGCCGGCAAACGCCTCCGGATCCACGGGGACTACGACGCCGACGGCGTGAGCGCCACCGCCGTGCTGGTGCTGGGCCTGCGCGCCCTGAACGCCAACGTGCACGGCTTCATTCCACACCGTCTGAACGAGGGCTACGGCGTCCATCCGGACAGAGTCGAGGAACATGCCGCCGCCAGCGACCTGTTCGTGACCGTGGACTGTGGCGTCACGAACGTGGAGGAGGTCGCCGCCCTGGTCGCGCGCGGTGTGGAAGTGATCGTCACGGATCACCACGCGCCCGGCCCAGACTTCCCGGCGGCCCTGGTCGTGCACCCGCACCTGACCGACAGCTTCGATCCCGACCTGCACAACCTGACCGGGGCGGGCGTGGCGTACCACCTGCTGTGGGCCGTGCACGAGGAACTCGGCCTGCCCGAACCGCGCGCCCTGAGTGCCCTGGCGACCCTGGGCACCGTGGCCGACGTGGCCCCGCTGATCGGCGAGAACCGCGCCCTGGTGCGCGCCGGGCTGGACGCCCTGACGACCACGGAGCTGCCGGGCCTGCGGGCCCTGATGGACGGCGGGCGCGTGAAGCGCCCGAACGCGCGGGACGTGGCCTTCATCCTCGCGCCACGCATCAATGCCGCCGGGCGGCTGGGCGAGGCCGACATCGCCCTGACGCTGCTGACCACGCCCAGCGCGCACGAGGCCGGGCGGCTCGCGGCGTATCTGGAGACCCGCAACCTGGAACGCCGGAAACTCCAGGACGACATGTTCCAGCAGGCGCTCGGCCTGGCCGATCCCAGCGAACCTGCCCTGGTCGTCACGCACCCCGACTGGCACGCGGGCGTGATGGGGATCGTGGCGAGCAAGCTGCTGGAGACGTACCACAAGCCGGTGTTCATCATCGCGCAGGGCAAGGGCAGCGTCCGCAGCACCCCCGGCATCAGCGCGCACGGCGGCCTGGAGTACAGCCGCGACCTCCTGAAACGCTACGGTGGGCACCCCGGCGCGGCCGGTTTCGCCATTGCCGACGAGAACCTGGACGCCTTCCGCGACCGGATTCACACCTACGCCCGGCAGTTCCCCACCCCGGCCCCACGGGTACGGCTGGACGCGGCCCTGCCGGTGCTGGGCGCCACCCTCGATCTCGTGACCGAGACCGCCGCCTTCGAACCCTTCGGGGAGGGGCACGCGCCCCCGCTGTGGCACATCCGTGACGGGCTGACCGACACGCGGCTGGTCGGCAAACGCGGCGACACCCTTCAGTTCAAGGTCGGCCCGCTGCGTGGCATGAAGTACAGCGAGACGGCCGCCACGCCCGGCGAACGCGACCTCGCCACCCACCTCGTGAGCAGCGAGTGGCGCGGGCAGACCCGCCTGGAATTGCATGCCCAGGCGCTGCGGCCCCCGGCCACGATCCGCCTGGACGGCCCCACGGACGGCCCCGACGTGCCCCGCCTGAACCCCAGAGAGGCCATGCACCACCTGACCGCCGGCGCGAGCGCCTACGCGCTGGGCCCGGTCGCCGCGTACCTGCAGGACAACGTGCCCGGCCTGACCCTGGCCGCCCCCGGCGACCCCCACCCAGGCGGGGAACTGATCCTGTACGCCCTGCCCGGCGAGGACGACCTGCGCCGCTGGCTGACACAGGGCCGCGTGGCCTTCGCGTTCGGCCCCAAGACCCTCGCGGAACTGGAGGGCGCCCTGACCCGCCACCACCTGACCGCGCCGCCCCCCAACCCGCTGGCCGACGCCACGCTGGACGACCACCACATGCAGCTGGCGGCCGACGCCTACCGCCGCTGGCAGTGGGCGCACCACCACAGGGTGCTCGACGACGCCAGCTTCGGCGCCAGCGTGTACGCCATGCTGGGTCTGCCCGCGCCCGCCTCCCGACCGGAACCCGAGCTGGTGGCCGTGACCGGCGACTGA
- a CDS encoding enoyl-CoA hydratase/isomerase family protein encodes MTHLDELDFNTVQIDQHGPIAVLTISRPQALNALNAETLGEIAQAVDLIIEDAEVGVLIITGAGDRAFVAGADISEFKQVQSVYDGRELALSGQDVMSRIATLPIPVIAAVNGYALGGGLELALACDLRVAATGARLGLPEVTLGLIPGFGGTQRLSRLIGAGRALDLMLTARQIQADEALGMGLVNYVADDALQKAREVAELILKNAPIALSLVKEAVRRGLDTGLDASLEIEADMFGLATATKDFQEGVDAFLTKRRPAFQGE; translated from the coding sequence ATGACGCACCTCGACGAGCTGGACTTCAACACAGTGCAGATCGACCAGCACGGCCCCATCGCCGTGCTGACCATCAGCCGCCCGCAGGCGCTGAATGCCCTGAACGCCGAGACGCTCGGCGAGATCGCGCAGGCCGTGGACCTGATCATCGAGGACGCCGAGGTGGGCGTGCTGATCATCACGGGCGCGGGCGACCGGGCCTTCGTGGCGGGCGCGGACATCAGCGAGTTCAAGCAGGTGCAGTCGGTGTACGACGGCCGCGAACTCGCTCTGTCCGGCCAGGACGTCATGTCCCGGATTGCCACGCTGCCCATTCCGGTGATCGCCGCTGTGAACGGCTACGCGCTGGGCGGTGGGCTGGAACTCGCGCTCGCGTGTGACCTCCGCGTGGCCGCGACCGGCGCGCGGCTGGGGCTGCCGGAAGTCACGCTGGGCCTGATTCCCGGCTTCGGCGGCACGCAGCGCCTGTCGCGCCTGATCGGGGCGGGCCGCGCCCTGGACTTGATGCTCACCGCGCGGCAGATCCAGGCCGACGAGGCGCTCGGCATGGGCCTCGTGAACTACGTCGCCGACGACGCCCTCCAGAAAGCCCGCGAGGTCGCCGAATTGATCCTGAAGAACGCCCCGATCGCGTTGTCGCTGGTCAAGGAAGCGGTGCGGCGCGGCCTGGACACCGGCCTCGACGCCAGCCTGGAGATCGAGGCGGACATGTTCGGCCTCGCCACCGCCACCAAGGACTTCCAGGAGGGTGTGGACGCCTTCCTGACCA
- a CDS encoding DoxX family membrane protein yields MTTSTDRVRTDHLVHTVHEPQLSRTLFADTRLSPLWALLRVYVGYEWLSAGIEKAGSPVWVGAQAGTAVGGFLKGALAKTGGDHPSVQGWYAWFIEHVALPNAALFSYLVTFGEIAVGIALILGLFTGIAAFFGGLMNANYLLAGTVSTNPLLFILATWLVLGWRVAGWLGVDRWLLPRLGVTSSSTVVKSG; encoded by the coding sequence ATGACGACCAGCACCGACCGAGTCCGCACCGATCACCTCGTTCACACCGTGCACGAACCGCAGCTGTCCCGCACCCTGTTTGCCGACACGCGCCTGTCGCCCCTGTGGGCCCTGCTGCGCGTGTACGTCGGCTACGAGTGGCTGTCGGCGGGCATCGAGAAGGCCGGGAGTCCGGTCTGGGTGGGCGCGCAGGCCGGCACTGCCGTGGGCGGGTTCCTGAAGGGCGCCCTGGCGAAAACCGGAGGGGATCACCCGAGCGTACAGGGCTGGTACGCGTGGTTCATCGAGCACGTCGCGCTGCCCAACGCCGCGCTGTTCTCGTACCTGGTGACCTTCGGGGAGATCGCCGTGGGGATCGCCCTGATCCTGGGCCTGTTCACCGGGATCGCCGCGTTCTTCGGCGGTCTGATGAACGCCAATTACCTGCTGGCCGGCACCGTGAGCACCAATCCGCTGCTGTTCATCCTGGCGACGTGGTTGGTGCTGGGCTGGCGCGTGGCAGGGTGGTTGGGAGTGGATCGCTGGCTGCTTCCCAGACTCGGGGTGACGAGTTCCAGCACGGTCGTGAAGTCAGGCTGA
- a CDS encoding lipopolysaccharide assembly protein LapA domain-containing protein, with the protein MRLVSFVQVLLLLGLAAYLLLVTLENPATVRLPLPLGGGELTLSVGMAVTLFLLMGAAYASLLLLPPVWRERLRRRREGRERERVEQRLTATLQARLGALPPASPPTVTNEALPSVAPAETP; encoded by the coding sequence ATGCGGCTCGTTTCGTTCGTGCAGGTGCTGCTGCTGCTGGGCCTCGCGGCGTACCTGCTGCTGGTCACGCTGGAGAATCCGGCGACCGTGCGCCTGCCCCTGCCGCTGGGCGGGGGGGAACTGACCCTCTCGGTCGGAATGGCCGTCACGCTGTTCCTGCTGATGGGGGCCGCGTACGCCTCGCTGCTGCTGCTGCCGCCCGTGTGGCGCGAACGCCTGCGCCGCCGCCGCGAGGGCCGTGAACGCGAGCGGGTCGAGCAGCGCCTGACCGCCACCCTGCAGGCCCGGCTGGGAGCGCTGCCCCCCGCCAGCCCGCCGACCGTGACCAACGAAGCGCTCCCGTCCGTGGCCCCGGCGGAGACCCCGTGA